In the genome of Leptospira sanjuanensis, one region contains:
- a CDS encoding ClpXP protease specificity-enhancing factor SspB → MDKQNLKEEILTLRKFKRSLFDLYWDQFGTFYLQAVPHRQLVIGKRGLVGDEKESGIVLVFGPKGGVRRLDLQEEWIYAELQFGYVWEEVFIPWDCVLRYFDKTQATLTNLKVFTTEPEILQDFRSGEKTVTIEKKEDETKDDKSNVIQVDFGSKSKQ, encoded by the coding sequence ATGGATAAACAAAATCTAAAAGAAGAAATCCTTACGCTCCGAAAGTTCAAACGTTCTTTGTTCGATCTTTACTGGGATCAGTTCGGAACCTTCTATCTGCAAGCGGTGCCCCATCGCCAACTGGTTATCGGCAAACGCGGGTTAGTCGGCGACGAAAAAGAATCCGGGATCGTTCTCGTATTCGGACCAAAAGGCGGCGTTCGTCGTTTGGATCTTCAGGAAGAATGGATCTACGCGGAACTTCAATTCGGATACGTCTGGGAAGAAGTATTCATTCCCTGGGATTGTGTCCTACGCTATTTTGATAAAACTCAGGCAACATTGACGAATTTAAAAGTTTTTACGACGGAGCCGGAGATCCTGCAAGATTTCCGTTCGGGCGAGAAGACGGTTACAATAGAGAAAAAAGAGGATGAGACGAAGGATGATAAGTCCAACGTGATTCAAGTGGATTTTGGGAGTAAATCGAAACAATGA
- a CDS encoding haloalkane dehalogenase, giving the protein MQILRTPDSAFENLPGYDFKPNYVEVQNLRMHYVEEGNAEGETVLLLHGEPSWSYLYRKMIPPLAAAGYRVIAPDLVGFGKSDKPDDPQFFTYQTHMDWLKEFMEKLDLKRITLFCQDWGGLLGLRLAAENQDRFSRIVAANTFLPTGDIPPKEDFLKWRHFSQNVKRLAIGTIVKNGCTSELTKEIVAAYDAPYPDETYKAAARKFPALVPITPDDPASAANRKAWEILKTWKKPFLTAFSDKDPITKGGDIFFRRLIPGAKGQKHVTIANGGHFLQEDKGEELAEVVKVFISANP; this is encoded by the coding sequence ATGCAAATCCTAAGAACGCCGGACTCCGCTTTTGAAAATCTGCCCGGGTACGACTTCAAACCCAACTATGTGGAAGTGCAAAATCTGAGAATGCACTACGTAGAAGAAGGAAACGCCGAAGGCGAAACCGTTCTTCTCCTTCACGGAGAACCGTCCTGGTCTTATCTCTACCGAAAGATGATTCCTCCGCTCGCAGCCGCGGGGTACCGAGTGATCGCGCCCGACCTAGTCGGTTTCGGAAAATCCGATAAGCCGGACGATCCGCAATTTTTCACCTATCAAACGCACATGGATTGGTTGAAGGAATTTATGGAAAAACTGGATCTGAAAAGGATCACTCTGTTCTGTCAAGATTGGGGCGGACTTTTGGGACTTCGACTCGCGGCTGAAAATCAGGACCGCTTTTCCAGAATCGTCGCGGCCAACACGTTTTTACCCACAGGCGATATTCCGCCCAAAGAAGACTTCTTAAAGTGGAGACACTTTTCGCAGAACGTGAAACGACTGGCAATCGGAACGATCGTAAAGAACGGTTGCACTTCCGAACTCACGAAAGAAATCGTAGCCGCCTACGACGCGCCCTATCCCGACGAAACCTACAAGGCGGCTGCGCGAAAGTTTCCCGCATTGGTTCCGATCACACCGGACGATCCCGCATCCGCAGCGAATCGAAAGGCTTGGGAGATTTTAAAAACTTGGAAGAAACCGTTTCTCACCGCGTTCAGCGACAAAGATCCGATCACAAAGGGGGGCGATATCTTTTTTAGAAGGTTGATCCCCGGTGCGAAAGGACAAAAACACGTCACGATCGCCAACGGAGGACATTTTTTGCAGGAGGACAAAGGGGAAGAATTGGCCGAAGTCGTAAAAGTCTTCATCTCGGCCAATCCTTAA
- a CDS encoding polysaccharide biosynthesis protein has product MLGHWNRRMWIFPLDLLFMGISYFLAHWIRFESFVFLAQPERFLTSLLIVISVRAAVFILSDIYRSIWAYASIHDLVEIIKVTLLSSLISTTALLFYNRFEQLSRMVPVLDTLLLLSFLCIRSFSWRVFRDQYILKKAKEEGLPTLILGAGKVGATLLSEIRRHNELKLNPVGFLDDNVQKIGAHIQGVPILAKIDQAEQMIHQFGVKQVIIAITNPDGKLISRLIRSFESTDVKFKILPSLGSLFFDSPKLNQLREVQVEDLLGRPVVDLEIESIRSYLKGKSILVTGAGGSIGSELCRQVAVFEPSRILLLDSAETPLYEIEYELRKKLQGQNVELVPIVADIKNLSRVSSIFEKHSPQVVFHSAAYKHVPMMEVNPTEAVMNNILGTKNIADISRLSGVERFVLISTDKAVNPVNIMGASKRAAELYLQHVSRETRTKFITVRFGNVLGSNGSVIPRFREQIANGGPVTVTHPDVIRYFMTIPEATQLVLQAGSMGERGEIFILEMGEPVKILNLAEEMIRLCGLRPHVDIPIQFTGLRPGEKLFEELLLDLEGIKKTHHPKIKIAAPLENQETTTFLARFNELLNAGRTNKDKDIFLAFKALVPEYKIHGDYLNEANAGIADQNLKNG; this is encoded by the coding sequence ATGCTCGGTCATTGGAATCGGAGAATGTGGATCTTTCCTTTGGATCTTTTATTCATGGGGATCTCCTACTTTTTGGCGCATTGGATCCGTTTCGAATCGTTCGTTTTTCTCGCTCAACCGGAAAGATTTCTCACCTCTTTACTCATTGTCATCAGCGTTCGAGCCGCGGTTTTTATTCTTTCGGACATTTACAGATCGATTTGGGCCTATGCTTCCATTCACGACCTCGTGGAAATCATCAAGGTCACACTTCTTTCTTCCCTGATTTCGACCACGGCGCTTTTATTCTACAACCGATTCGAACAGCTCTCAAGAATGGTTCCGGTTCTCGATACGCTTCTTCTTTTGAGCTTTCTTTGTATCCGCAGTTTTTCCTGGAGAGTGTTCCGGGATCAGTACATTCTCAAAAAGGCAAAGGAAGAAGGACTTCCTACGCTCATTCTCGGTGCGGGAAAAGTCGGAGCTACGCTTCTTTCCGAAATCCGTAGGCACAACGAACTAAAACTCAATCCGGTCGGATTCTTGGACGACAACGTCCAAAAGATCGGCGCGCATATCCAAGGCGTTCCGATTCTCGCAAAGATCGACCAAGCAGAACAGATGATTCATCAGTTCGGAGTCAAACAGGTGATTATCGCGATCACCAATCCGGACGGAAAACTGATCAGCCGTTTGATCCGTTCTTTCGAAAGCACGGACGTGAAGTTCAAGATTCTTCCTTCTTTGGGATCTTTGTTTTTTGATTCTCCCAAACTGAATCAACTCCGGGAAGTTCAGGTGGAAGACCTTTTGGGTCGTCCGGTCGTAGACTTGGAAATCGAATCCATTCGTTCTTATCTCAAAGGCAAATCGATTCTCGTGACCGGGGCGGGAGGTTCGATCGGAAGCGAACTTTGCAGACAAGTCGCTGTATTCGAACCTTCGAGAATTCTCCTGTTGGATTCCGCCGAAACGCCGTTATACGAAATCGAATACGAACTGAGGAAAAAACTGCAAGGTCAGAATGTGGAACTCGTTCCGATCGTCGCGGACATCAAAAATCTTTCCAGAGTCAGTTCGATCTTTGAAAAACATTCTCCGCAGGTCGTATTTCATTCCGCCGCTTACAAACACGTTCCCATGATGGAAGTCAATCCGACCGAAGCTGTGATGAACAACATACTCGGTACGAAAAACATCGCGGACATTTCAAGACTTTCCGGCGTGGAACGTTTCGTTCTTATTTCCACCGATAAGGCCGTCAATCCGGTCAACATCATGGGCGCATCCAAACGTGCCGCCGAATTGTATCTACAACATGTTTCGAGAGAAACCAGAACCAAGTTCATCACGGTTCGATTCGGGAACGTTCTCGGTTCGAACGGTTCGGTGATTCCTCGTTTTAGAGAACAGATCGCAAACGGTGGACCGGTCACGGTAACACACCCGGATGTAATTCGTTACTTCATGACGATTCCCGAAGCGACGCAGCTTGTGTTGCAGGCCGGAAGTATGGGAGAACGCGGAGAAATTTTTATCTTAGAAATGGGCGAGCCCGTCAAAATTTTGAATCTCGCCGAAGAAATGATTCGTCTTTGCGGACTCAGACCGCACGTGGATATTCCGATCCAATTCACGGGACTCAGACCCGGAGAAAAACTGTTCGAAGAGCTTCTTTTGGATTTAGAAGGGATCAAAAAGACGCACCATCCGAAAATCAAGATCGCCGCTCCTCTGGAAAATCAGGAGACGACCACGTTCCTAGCGCGTTTCAACGAACTTCTGAACGCGGGCCGCACCAATAAAGACAAGGATATCTTCCTCGCCTTCAAGGCGCTCGTTCCGGAATACAAAATCCACGGGGATTATTTGAACGAGGCTAACGCGGGAATCGCAGATCAGAATTTAAAGAATGGATAA
- a CDS encoding S1C family serine protease yields MTANLFGFFRIWFRRNSNVSLRAFSVVLFLVFQTGVYAGENALPFDELRKGVVQIRVYSQAVNPFSPWTTDTVRASSGTGFLIGNKRILTNAHVVSNAKFVQVQRYNQTEWYGVKILHLAHDCDLAVLEADSPDFYKDSRDLSLGEIPELNSPLIVVGYPIGGNKVSVTRGIVSRKDQSVYSHSAVDSHLVLQVDAAINPGNSGGPAIQDDKVVGVAFQVATKGENIGYLIPTNVIRHFLTDIEDGKYDGYVELGVRTLNSFNISLRKAKKIPDSLEGVFVTRVLKNGSAEKHLKEGDFLVEIDGHPIGKNGTVMQDKDARVDFVEIVDNKHAGDKISFKLYRDGKEMSVSFPALRMLDFDFMRNQYDKSYDYEMIGGLLFQEMSRDLITSWSRGGNTSGGSQLLYRFFYFIEDGLNRSKKTDVVLYRKLSHPVNSSLDYFVNLVLESVNGTPVGELNDLKRILKESKEKYLRLKFLDVQVPLILNREEAERADERIRKTYGLE; encoded by the coding sequence TTGACGGCTAATCTATTCGGTTTTTTTAGGATTTGGTTTCGAAGAAATTCGAATGTTTCGCTCCGGGCCTTCTCCGTCGTTTTGTTTCTCGTCTTTCAAACCGGCGTTTACGCCGGTGAAAATGCGCTTCCTTTCGACGAACTCCGCAAAGGAGTCGTTCAAATCCGCGTTTATTCCCAAGCGGTCAATCCGTTTTCTCCTTGGACGACCGATACGGTGCGAGCCAGTTCGGGCACCGGTTTTTTAATCGGAAATAAAAGAATTCTTACCAACGCGCACGTCGTCTCGAACGCGAAGTTCGTGCAAGTGCAGAGATACAATCAAACCGAATGGTACGGCGTGAAGATTCTTCATCTCGCTCACGACTGCGATCTCGCGGTTTTGGAAGCGGACAGTCCCGACTTCTACAAGGATTCGAGAGATCTTTCTCTCGGAGAAATTCCCGAACTCAATTCTCCCTTGATTGTGGTTGGTTATCCGATCGGAGGGAACAAGGTTTCCGTTACGCGCGGGATCGTTTCAAGAAAGGATCAATCCGTATATTCTCATTCCGCGGTGGACAGTCATTTGGTTTTGCAAGTGGACGCCGCGATCAATCCGGGTAATTCCGGCGGACCCGCGATTCAGGACGATAAGGTTGTGGGAGTCGCGTTTCAGGTCGCGACCAAAGGGGAGAATATCGGATATCTTATTCCTACGAACGTCATCCGTCACTTCCTCACGGATATTGAAGACGGAAAATACGACGGTTACGTCGAGCTCGGAGTCAGAACTCTCAATTCGTTTAACATTTCTTTGCGAAAAGCGAAAAAGATTCCGGATTCATTGGAAGGCGTTTTCGTCACGCGCGTGTTAAAGAACGGTTCCGCGGAAAAACATCTGAAAGAAGGCGATTTTCTCGTGGAGATCGACGGACATCCGATCGGAAAAAACGGAACCGTGATGCAGGACAAGGATGCACGAGTCGACTTTGTCGAGATCGTGGATAACAAACACGCGGGGGATAAAATTTCGTTTAAACTCTATCGCGACGGAAAGGAAATGTCCGTTTCGTTTCCGGCGCTTCGTATGCTCGATTTCGATTTTATGCGGAATCAATACGACAAGTCGTACGATTATGAGATGATCGGCGGACTTCTCTTTCAAGAAATGTCGCGCGATCTCATTACGAGTTGGAGCCGCGGAGGAAACACTTCCGGCGGAAGCCAGCTATTATACAGATTTTTTTACTTTATCGAAGACGGCCTCAATCGAAGTAAAAAGACGGACGTCGTTTTATACCGTAAACTTTCGCATCCTGTGAACTCCTCTTTGGATTACTTCGTCAATCTCGTGTTGGAATCGGTCAACGGAACCCCCGTCGGAGAATTGAACGATCTCAAACGAATCTTGAAAGAATCCAAAGAAAAATATCTGCGTCTCAAATTTTTGGACGTTCAGGTCCCTTTGATCTTGAATCGGGAAGAAGCTGAAAGAGCGGATGAAAGAATCCGTAAGACTTACGGTCTGGAGTAA
- the htpX gene encoding protease HtpX: MWFKRIGLFLLTNILVVVTISIVTSVLGIGPYLDANGINLSSLLVFCFLWGMGGAFVSLLLSKFMAKMMMGVKIIDPRSASGAERELYSKVERLARTANLPMPEVGIYHSPEVNAFATGPSKSSSLVAVSSGLLQAMDSSEVEGVLAHELAHVANGDMVTMTLVQGVVNAFVMFFSRIISYALSTMVKDELQYTVRLVANIVLSILFSILGSIVVAYFSRTREYRADAGGAKLAGRQNMIAALEKLRRTFNAPEDERGGEALATMKISGHSKWMALFSTHPPLEARIAALKNSGY; encoded by the coding sequence ATGTGGTTTAAACGAATTGGGTTGTTTTTACTGACCAATATCCTCGTGGTCGTTACGATTTCGATCGTTACGAGCGTACTGGGAATCGGTCCGTATCTGGATGCAAACGGAATCAATCTGAGTTCATTGCTCGTGTTCTGTTTCCTCTGGGGAATGGGCGGCGCATTCGTATCGCTGTTGCTTTCTAAGTTTATGGCGAAGATGATGATGGGCGTTAAGATCATCGACCCAAGATCCGCCTCCGGAGCCGAAAGAGAATTGTATTCCAAAGTGGAACGACTTGCAAGGACCGCAAATCTTCCGATGCCCGAAGTGGGAATTTATCATTCTCCGGAAGTGAACGCGTTCGCGACCGGACCGTCCAAGTCCAGCTCTCTCGTCGCGGTTTCCAGCGGACTACTGCAAGCGATGGATAGCTCCGAAGTAGAAGGAGTTCTCGCGCACGAATTGGCGCATGTAGCGAACGGGGACATGGTGACCATGACACTGGTACAAGGCGTTGTTAACGCTTTCGTAATGTTCTTTTCGAGAATCATCAGCTACGCGCTCAGCACGATGGTCAAAGACGAACTGCAATACACGGTACGTCTCGTGGCGAACATCGTACTCAGTATTCTGTTCAGCATTCTCGGATCTATCGTGGTCGCGTATTTCTCCAGAACGAGAGAATACCGTGCGGACGCGGGCGGAGCGAAACTTGCCGGACGTCAGAATATGATCGCGGCTTTAGAAAAACTAAGACGCACATTCAACGCACCCGAAGACGAACGAGGCGGAGAAGCTCTTGCCACGATGAAAATTTCGGGACACAGCAAATGGATGGCCTTGTTTTCCACTCACCCGCCTTTAGAAGCGAGAATTGCCGCGCTGAAGAATTCCGGTTATTAA
- a CDS encoding NCS2 family permease, translating into MSQNKLKWFVLGDLDGFFGLMIDNLIQILVLSFLLTTLCGVPGDFVYKVILPGTAISLLLGNLFYSWQAHRLAEKENRTDVTALPYGINTVSLFAFVFFIILPVYKKTGDYKLAWQVGLVASFLSGLIEMSGSFVAEKIRKVTPRAALLSSLAGIAITFISMDFLVKTFQNPLIAFLPFGVILLQYFARVVFPFRLPGGLVSVILGTILAWSQGAWGNPMMDGALLKGSTSQIGLYLPVLSVSDLFAAFQHADIREYLSVLIPMGIFNVIGSLQNIESAEASGDSFNTRDSLMANGVGTVVGSFFGSPFPTTIYIGHPGWKALGARAGYSTLNGVFMTIVALFGLLAFIQALIPVEAGMAIVLWIGIVIGSQAFEATPSRHAPAVVIGILPALAGWGVLLVQSTFNYADRSIAGILENAGVKETAHLWMSDVPLGLPFLPYPLGGLLSLSQGFLISSMIWASIAVFVIDRDFKKALITCLIAAFLAATGFIHGFSLRGNDILNQFDVGLNSFVTAYVLLGILFLIASFFRKEPRKV; encoded by the coding sequence ATGAGCCAAAATAAATTAAAATGGTTTGTACTGGGGGATTTGGACGGCTTTTTCGGTCTGATGATCGACAATCTGATTCAGATTCTCGTTCTTTCTTTTTTGCTGACCACGTTATGTGGTGTTCCGGGCGACTTCGTTTATAAGGTCATTCTTCCGGGAACAGCAATTTCTCTTCTGCTCGGGAATCTCTTTTATTCCTGGCAGGCGCACCGTCTCGCCGAAAAGGAGAATCGAACCGACGTCACCGCCCTTCCCTACGGAATCAACACCGTATCTCTCTTCGCCTTCGTGTTCTTTATTATACTTCCCGTATATAAGAAAACCGGCGATTATAAACTGGCTTGGCAGGTCGGACTCGTTGCGAGTTTTCTTTCCGGTTTGATCGAGATGTCCGGTTCTTTTGTCGCGGAAAAAATCCGCAAGGTGACTCCTCGCGCCGCGCTTCTTTCTTCCCTTGCGGGAATCGCGATCACCTTTATTTCCATGGATTTTCTGGTAAAAACCTTTCAAAATCCTCTGATCGCGTTTCTTCCGTTCGGGGTGATTCTTCTGCAATACTTCGCTAGAGTCGTGTTTCCGTTCCGTCTTCCGGGCGGACTCGTTTCCGTAATCTTAGGAACCATTCTTGCCTGGTCGCAAGGCGCTTGGGGAAATCCGATGATGGACGGGGCGCTGCTCAAAGGTTCCACGAGTCAGATCGGTCTTTATCTTCCGGTTCTTTCCGTTAGCGATTTGTTTGCCGCGTTTCAACATGCGGATATCCGCGAATATCTTTCCGTTTTGATTCCGATGGGGATCTTTAACGTGATCGGTTCGCTGCAAAACATTGAATCCGCAGAAGCCTCGGGAGATTCCTTCAACACCAGAGATTCTCTGATGGCGAACGGAGTGGGAACCGTCGTCGGATCTTTTTTCGGATCTCCGTTCCCGACTACGATCTATATCGGTCATCCCGGCTGGAAGGCGTTAGGCGCTAGAGCGGGTTATTCCACTCTCAACGGAGTGTTTATGACGATCGTAGCGCTTTTCGGTCTTCTCGCATTCATCCAAGCCTTGATTCCGGTCGAAGCCGGAATGGCGATCGTACTTTGGATCGGAATCGTGATCGGTTCGCAAGCGTTTGAAGCGACTCCGAGCAGACACGCCCCTGCGGTTGTGATCGGAATTCTTCCCGCTCTTGCGGGTTGGGGAGTTCTTCTCGTTCAATCCACGTTCAACTACGCGGACCGATCGATTGCGGGAATTCTGGAGAACGCGGGCGTAAAAGAAACCGCTCATCTTTGGATGTCCGATGTTCCTTTAGGGTTGCCGTTTCTTCCCTATCCTCTCGGAGGACTTTTGAGTCTGTCGCAGGGATTTTTGATTTCTTCGATGATCTGGGCTTCGATTGCAGTGTTCGTCATCGATCGGGATTTCAAAAAAGCTCTCATCACTTGTTTGATCGCGGCCTTTCTCGCGGCGACCGGCTTCATTCACGGATTCTCGTTGCGAGGAAACGACATTCTCAATCAATTCGATGTCGGTTTAAATTCTTTCGTAACCGCGTATGTGTTGCTGGGGATTTTATTCCTAATCGCTTCTTTTTTTCGTAAAGAACCGCGAAAGGTTTAA
- a CDS encoding adenine phosphoribosyltransferase gives MSIVKSKIRTIPDYPKPGILFRDITSLLLDPEGLALTIGTFVNRYQGKGITKVAGIEARGFLTGAPLAFQLGVGFIPIRKKGKLPSETVAEEYDLEYGKDVIEIHRDAVEPGDKILLMDDLIATGGTMMAAVKLLRKLGAEVYEAGVIIDLPDLGGGKKLQEELKVPVFAICEFEGH, from the coding sequence ATGTCTATTGTTAAATCCAAAATCAGAACAATCCCCGATTATCCAAAACCGGGAATCTTGTTTCGCGATATTACATCACTCTTACTCGATCCGGAAGGACTCGCTCTGACCATCGGAACTTTCGTAAACCGCTACCAAGGCAAGGGAATCACAAAAGTTGCAGGAATCGAAGCCAGAGGATTTCTCACGGGAGCTCCACTCGCGTTTCAGCTCGGAGTCGGTTTTATCCCCATCCGTAAAAAAGGAAAACTTCCCTCCGAAACCGTAGCGGAAGAATACGACTTAGAATACGGAAAAGATGTGATCGAAATTCACAGAGACGCGGTCGAACCGGGAGATAAAATTCTTCTGATGGACGATTTGATCGCAACCGGCGGAACCATGATGGCCGCCGTCAAATTACTCAGAAAACTCGGAGCCGAAGTCTACGAAGCGGGGGTCATCATCGACCTTCCCGACTTAGGCGGCGGTAAAAAACTTCAGGAAGAATTGAAGGTGCCGGTTTTCGCGATCTGCGAGTTCGAAGGACATTAG
- a CDS encoding cobyric acid synthase: protein MEHTKHGGNLWEFARRAGCTPDQILDFSANINPLGFPEWLRPFLNSKISDLVSYPDPDYASLKEKIYAKYGIFPEQIVFGNGAEELIHQIPFAVNADYAILIEPCYGGYREAIQLANLPCTELRLLEEDSFRLRVDAIEQVLRSNPDRRALIFLGHPNNPTGLALDKKEIQTLVRTFSDSFFVIDESFIEFVSEEDSFQNERTENMILIRSLTKILAIPGLRIGFCNASAEICSQLKKRLPSWNVNALAAAVYEKAIDDSDFFKTTRNKVSEWKGNFVAELSKFDFLHVFPSETNFVLVKIRKYGTAATLTNFLLSKYKIAIRDCGNFTGLSEYFVRIAVRTPEENETILNALHELFHGKKHPRRIPRKTPAIMFQGTASNVGKSVMTAAFCRILVQEGIKVAPFKSQNMALNSFVTREGGEIGRAQALQAQAAKILPDIRMNPILLKPSSEKDSQVIINGKPIAAMDFRDYSKYKSFAFEEVKKAYDSLSSEYDAILIEGAGSASEVNLKKNDIVNMRMAEYAKANVFLIGNIDHGGIFGSILGTMETLSEWERKLVAGFIINRFRGIKELLKTGTEYLEEHTGKRVLGIVSHLQNLELPEEDSLEFKSGTLDDTSPLGNRIDVAVIDTPRISNHTDIDALRMEPDVRVRIVKSRKDLGEPDVLILPGSKNVVTDLDHIRNVGLAESILTLSKNGRTEIVGICGGYQMLGRNVLDPYRIETDRGNAKGLGLLDLETVFEKDKSLKQVKAIHNPSGCEVEGYEIHHGRTESIGQNETIFLNEDKEALGHSDSTGRIWGTYIHGVFDRDEFRRNYLDRIRTRNGKQPLGEIQVSYNLEKSLDRLAGHVRQSLDVNFVYQLLGL from the coding sequence GTGGAACATACAAAACACGGCGGGAATCTTTGGGAGTTTGCACGCAGAGCAGGGTGCACGCCCGATCAAATCCTGGACTTTTCCGCAAATATCAATCCGCTCGGGTTTCCGGAATGGTTACGTCCGTTTTTGAACTCGAAGATCAGCGATCTTGTCTCTTATCCCGATCCCGATTACGCGTCTTTAAAGGAAAAAATATATGCAAAGTATGGAATATTTCCCGAGCAGATCGTCTTCGGAAACGGAGCGGAGGAACTTATCCATCAGATTCCATTTGCGGTAAACGCCGATTATGCGATTCTGATTGAACCCTGTTACGGCGGTTATCGGGAAGCGATTCAGCTCGCCAATCTTCCCTGCACGGAACTGCGCCTCCTCGAGGAAGATTCGTTCCGTCTTCGAGTCGATGCGATCGAACAGGTTCTACGATCAAATCCGGACCGGAGGGCGTTGATTTTTTTGGGACATCCGAACAATCCCACCGGACTCGCTTTAGATAAAAAAGAAATTCAAACGCTCGTGCGGACATTCTCCGACAGTTTTTTTGTGATCGACGAATCGTTTATCGAATTCGTTTCCGAAGAGGATTCGTTTCAAAACGAACGAACCGAAAATATGATCTTGATCCGGTCTTTGACGAAAATTCTCGCGATTCCGGGACTGCGGATCGGTTTCTGCAACGCTTCGGCAGAAATTTGTTCTCAACTCAAAAAAAGACTCCCCAGTTGGAATGTCAACGCGCTCGCCGCGGCCGTTTACGAAAAAGCGATCGACGATTCGGATTTTTTTAAGACGACAAGGAACAAGGTTTCCGAATGGAAAGGGAACTTCGTTGCGGAGCTCAGTAAATTCGATTTTCTGCATGTATTCCCAAGCGAAACGAATTTTGTTCTGGTAAAAATAAGGAAATACGGAACGGCTGCGACTCTTACAAACTTTCTTCTATCGAAGTATAAGATCGCTATCCGAGATTGCGGTAATTTTACCGGACTCTCGGAATATTTCGTTCGCATTGCGGTCCGAACTCCCGAAGAAAACGAAACGATTTTAAACGCTCTCCACGAGTTATTCCACGGTAAAAAACATCCTCGCAGAATCCCGCGTAAAACTCCGGCCATCATGTTTCAAGGAACGGCGTCTAACGTCGGGAAAAGCGTCATGACCGCAGCATTCTGCCGAATTCTCGTCCAAGAAGGAATCAAAGTCGCTCCGTTTAAATCGCAGAACATGGCCTTAAATTCTTTCGTTACCCGTGAAGGAGGGGAAATCGGACGGGCACAAGCGTTGCAAGCACAGGCCGCAAAAATTCTTCCGGACATTCGGATGAATCCCATTCTTCTCAAACCTTCGAGCGAAAAGGATTCACAAGTAATCATCAACGGTAAACCGATCGCCGCCATGGATTTCAGAGACTATTCGAAATACAAATCCTTCGCGTTTGAAGAGGTGAAAAAAGCGTACGATTCCCTTTCGTCCGAATATGACGCGATCCTAATAGAAGGCGCCGGCAGCGCATCCGAAGTGAACCTGAAAAAAAACGACATCGTAAACATGAGAATGGCGGAGTATGCAAAGGCCAACGTCTTTCTCATCGGAAACATCGATCACGGAGGAATTTTCGGATCGATCCTAGGAACGATGGAGACTCTCTCCGAATGGGAACGAAAACTCGTGGCCGGTTTTATCATCAACCGATTTCGAGGAATCAAAGAATTGCTCAAAACGGGAACGGAATATCTGGAAGAACACACGGGCAAACGCGTCCTCGGAATCGTTTCTCACCTTCAAAATCTGGAACTCCCCGAAGAAGATTCCCTTGAATTCAAATCGGGAACGTTAGACGACACATCGCCCTTAGGAAATAGAATCGATGTCGCCGTAATCGACACACCGAGGATTTCCAATCATACGGATATCGACGCGCTCCGGATGGAGCCGGACGTACGCGTTCGCATCGTGAAAAGTCGAAAGGATCTGGGAGAACCGGACGTGCTGATTCTTCCCGGAAGCAAAAATGTAGTCACCGATCTGGATCATATACGCAATGTCGGTTTAGCGGAATCGATCCTAACCTTGTCGAAAAACGGAAGGACGGAGATCGTTGGCATCTGCGGCGGTTATCAAATGCTCGGAAGAAACGTCTTGGATCCATATCGGATCGAAACGGATCGGGGAAACGCAAAAGGCCTCGGCCTTTTGGATCTGGAAACCGTATTCGAAAAAGATAAATCGCTCAAGCAAGTCAAGGCGATTCACAATCCGAGCGGCTGCGAAGTGGAGGGTTACGAAATCCATCATGGGAGAACGGAGTCGATCGGACAAAACGAAACGATCTTTTTAAACGAAGACAAGGAAGCTCTCGGTCACAGCGATTCTACGGGAAGAATCTGGGGAACATACATTCACGGGGTTTTTGATCGCGACGAATTTCGGAGAAATTATTTGGATCGGATCCGAACCCGCAACGGCAAACAACCCTTGGGTGAAATCCAAGTTTCGTACAATCTTGAAAAATCCCTGGACCGTTTAGCGGGACACGTTCGGCAATCTTTGGACGTGAACTTCGTTTATCAATTGCTGGGTCTTTGA